A window of Thermoleophilia bacterium contains these coding sequences:
- a CDS encoding ABC transporter permease: MRRFIVKRLILAVITLLGVSLIVFVAARLTGDPVLLFAPTTATEEQLDELRAKMGLDKPIPVQFLIFLRDAVRGDFGISLRYSQPAMTLALKRLGPTLELAAYAFILGLLGGVFLGITSATRPGSIRERAGTTFAMLGLSVPGFWLAVILMLVFAVHLHWFPTSGREGALSRVLPTVSVAWVAVAQIMRVTRSAMLEVLGSDYMKMARIKGLKERVVIWKHALRNALVPVLGIAGFLVAMLIGGLALVESVFRWPGIGSLLIEAVFARDFPLVQAGVLLVSAVVILINLAVDLLYGVVDPRIRYE, encoded by the coding sequence GTGAGACGGTTCATCGTCAAGCGTTTGATCCTGGCAGTCATAACCTTGCTCGGGGTTAGCCTCATTGTGTTTGTGGCTGCGCGTTTGACTGGGGACCCGGTGTTACTCTTTGCGCCCACCACGGCTACGGAAGAACAGTTAGATGAGCTGCGGGCCAAAATGGGACTGGATAAGCCTATCCCGGTGCAGTTTCTCATCTTTCTGCGCGATGCGGTTCGCGGCGATTTTGGAATCTCACTTCGCTACAGCCAACCGGCAATGACATTAGCTTTGAAGCGCTTAGGGCCCACACTTGAGCTCGCTGCCTACGCCTTCATCCTGGGTCTTCTTGGTGGCGTATTCCTTGGGATTACCTCAGCCACTCGTCCTGGGTCCATTCGTGAACGAGCAGGAACTACTTTCGCCATGCTGGGCTTATCTGTGCCTGGCTTCTGGCTTGCGGTAATCCTCATGCTTGTGTTTGCCGTCCACCTTCATTGGTTTCCGACCAGCGGAAGAGAGGGGGCTTTGTCTAGGGTTCTGCCCACCGTATCAGTGGCCTGGGTGGCTGTAGCTCAGATCATGCGGGTGACGCGCTCGGCAATGCTTGAAGTGCTGGGGAGTGACTACATGAAAATGGCGCGCATCAAGGGCCTAAAGGAACGCGTAGTTATCTGGAAGCATGCTCTGCGCAACGCGTTGGTGCCGGTTCTCGGGATCGCGGGGTTCTTGGTGGCCATGTTGATTGGCGGTCTTGCCCTGGTGGAAAGCGTATTCCGATGGCCGGGCATTGGCAGCCTGTTGATTGAGGCGGTATTTGCTCGCGATTTTCCGCTCGTGCAGGCAGGCGTGCTGTTGGTCTCGGCAGTGGTGATTCTTATCAACCTGGCGGTCGACCTGCTTTACGGTGTGGTCGACCCACGCATCAGATATGAGTGA
- a CDS encoding ABC transporter permease — protein sequence MVARLFKQRTLLKQGTLGSAAAGLPDLAALERAARRGRRRVPIGAMILLAPLVIFGLFGPWIAPHEIMIVDSANALRPPAWMEGGSWSYLLGTDKFGRDLLSVLMVGARTSLIVCVVGVLFAGLIGVVLGLLAGYFGKWVDNLIMRIVDIVMSIPGILFMLLLAAALGPGIKTIIISMGLLMWCGYTRVMRGEVLSIKERDFVAMAKVMGISRTRILVRHILPSVGSTVIIMATLQAGGAIMMEGGLSFLGLGVQPPYTTWGRIIAENRNVMTTAWWVPVFAGLLLIMAIWGFNVLGDWLRDVLDPKLRRR from the coding sequence ATGGTCGCGCGGCTTTTTAAACAAAGAACTCTTCTTAAACAAGGGACTCTCGGCTCTGCCGCGGCAGGACTGCCCGATCTTGCGGCTCTTGAGCGGGCCGCCAGGCGCGGTCGACGCCGGGTTCCGATCGGAGCCATGATCCTCCTTGCTCCCCTTGTCATCTTTGGCCTTTTCGGTCCGTGGATAGCTCCCCACGAGATCATGATTGTGGACTCAGCCAACGCTTTACGTCCCCCGGCCTGGATGGAGGGAGGAAGCTGGTCTTACCTGCTGGGTACCGACAAGTTTGGCCGAGACTTGCTAAGTGTACTCATGGTTGGAGCTCGAACATCCCTCATTGTGTGCGTAGTGGGAGTGTTGTTTGCCGGACTGATTGGCGTAGTGTTGGGACTGCTGGCCGGGTACTTCGGCAAATGGGTCGACAATCTAATCATGCGCATTGTCGACATCGTCATGTCCATCCCTGGCATCTTGTTCATGCTTCTTCTCGCCGCAGCGCTTGGTCCTGGGATCAAAACCATCATCATTTCCATGGGGCTACTCATGTGGTGTGGGTACACGCGCGTGATGCGGGGAGAGGTGCTTAGCATTAAAGAGCGGGATTTTGTCGCGATGGCTAAAGTGATGGGTATAAGCCGCACCCGCATCCTGGTGCGTCACATTCTGCCCAGTGTGGGGAGCACGGTGATAATCATGGCTACTCTCCAGGCGGGCGGCGCCATCATGATGGAGGGCGGTCTCTCCTTCCTGGGGCTCGGTGTGCAGCCACCTTACACTACCTGGGGGCGCATCATCGCGGAGAACCGTAATGTCATGACTACGGCCTGGTGGGTGCCGGTTTTTGCCGGTCTCTTGCTCATCATGGCTATCTGGGGCTTTAACGTGCTGGGTGACTGGCTGCGAGACGTGCTTGATCCCAAGTTGAGACGTCGATGA
- a CDS encoding ABC transporter ATP-binding protein yields MTEWQLARNGNPPLLDPPLLDVRELRTYAFTKSGVVRAVDGVSFCVRHGEAMGLVGESGCGKSMTCHSIIGLLPPQVRVVGGSVLFEGVDLLLKPPAEMSAYRGKEIAMILQDPLMSLNPVYTVGNQVAEVFRLERPRPKKQRITEKVVEILTRVKIPAAERRLRNYPFEFSGGMRQRVVAAMAMARSPKLLIADEPTTALDVTIQDQFLRLLKEMQQESGMALLLVTHNLGIVAETCDSVAIMYAGRIVESGSVERVFNQPAHPYTQGLMEAIPRIGVRKKRLFQIEGEPPDLCCLPTGCYFHPRCVHATERCRSEYPPTVKVPGGGEAACWLLVEGVAP; encoded by the coding sequence ATGACCGAGTGGCAGCTAGCAAGAAACGGTAATCCCCCTCTCCTTGATCCCCCTCTCCTTGACGTCAGAGAGCTTCGCACCTACGCCTTCACGAAGAGCGGCGTGGTGAGAGCGGTGGACGGAGTGTCGTTTTGTGTGCGTCACGGGGAGGCCATGGGGCTAGTGGGAGAGTCGGGCTGCGGCAAGAGTATGACTTGTCACTCCATAATCGGTTTGCTTCCTCCTCAGGTAAGGGTGGTGGGCGGCAGTGTCCTGTTTGAGGGTGTGGACCTGCTCCTCAAACCCCCTGCCGAGATGTCGGCCTACCGCGGCAAAGAGATTGCCATGATCCTTCAGGACCCGCTTATGTCTCTTAACCCGGTCTACACGGTTGGCAACCAGGTAGCCGAAGTGTTTCGGCTTGAAAGGCCCAGACCCAAGAAACAGCGGATCACCGAGAAAGTTGTTGAGATTCTCACTCGTGTCAAGATTCCTGCAGCTGAGCGGCGCCTGCGCAACTATCCGTTTGAGTTTAGCGGCGGAATGCGGCAGCGTGTGGTGGCAGCCATGGCCATGGCTCGTTCTCCCAAGCTGCTCATCGCTGACGAACCCACCACGGCCTTGGACGTAACTATCCAGGATCAGTTCTTGAGGCTGCTCAAAGAAATGCAGCAAGAATCTGGGATGGCCCTACTTTTGGTGACCCACAACTTGGGTATAGTGGCGGAAACCTGCGACTCGGTGGCCATAATGTACGCTGGCCGGATAGTAGAGAGTGGCTCGGTGGAGCGCGTGTTCAACCAGCCTGCTCACCCTTATACTCAAGGGCTAATGGAAGCAATTCCTCGGATTGGCGTGCGCAAGAAGCGCCTTTTCCAAATCGAAGGTGAGCCCCCCGACCTTTGCTGTCTCCCAACTGGTTGCTACTTTCATCCTCGTTGTGTCCATGCCACAGAACGGTGCCGCTCGGAGTATCCGCCGACGGTGAAGGTTCCAGGGGGCGGTGAGGCCGCCTGTTGGTTGCTCGTGGAGGGAGTTGCACCGTGA
- a CDS encoding ABC transporter ATP-binding protein — protein MSDLLVVRDLSKHYRIRTGGFFLRKHKSLRAVDGVSLAIKERACFGIVGETGSGKTTLSKLVLMLEKPTAGDIWFEGQRIADFDRRKVRWYRTRVGAVFQDAGNSLDPRMKVKDIVAEPLRAHAKRLSRKDVRALTRDALQKVGLGDVFLERYPHELSGGQKQRVAIARALILEPSLVILDEPVSALDVSIQAQILNLLADIQEAHGLTYLIISHDLAMLYHLTTQIAVMYMGKIVEMGDTEEVFREPLHPYTRALFAAIPQPVPGRKKETPALSGEIGDPLDPPPGCRFCPRCPVRQEGCSQQMPRLVEVRSNHAVACLACSDGQEIGGQADKN, from the coding sequence GTGAGCGACCTTCTCGTAGTTCGAGACCTAAGCAAGCACTATCGAATCCGTACGGGCGGATTCTTCCTGCGTAAACACAAGTCTCTTCGAGCTGTCGACGGGGTTTCCCTTGCTATCAAGGAACGGGCTTGCTTCGGGATAGTGGGTGAGACTGGAAGCGGCAAGACAACTCTCTCCAAGCTGGTACTCATGCTGGAGAAGCCGACTGCGGGAGACATTTGGTTTGAAGGTCAGAGAATCGCTGACTTTGATCGACGGAAGGTTAGGTGGTATCGCACTCGGGTAGGTGCTGTTTTTCAGGACGCGGGCAACTCCTTGGACCCACGCATGAAAGTCAAGGACATTGTGGCCGAACCCCTGCGGGCTCACGCAAAGAGACTTTCGCGGAAAGACGTACGAGCGCTCACTCGGGACGCTCTGCAAAAGGTTGGTTTGGGCGACGTGTTTCTTGAACGCTATCCCCATGAGCTAAGCGGGGGTCAGAAACAGCGGGTAGCCATCGCTCGAGCTTTGATTCTGGAACCGTCGCTGGTTATCTTGGACGAGCCAGTGTCGGCGCTTGACGTGTCGATACAGGCCCAGATTCTCAACCTGCTGGCGGACATTCAAGAAGCGCATGGGCTTACTTACTTGATCATCTCCCATGACCTGGCCATGCTATATCACCTAACCACCCAGATTGCGGTGATGTACATGGGGAAAATTGTAGAGATGGGGGATACAGAGGAAGTGTTCCGTGAGCCGCTTCATCCCTACACGCGAGCTCTTTTTGCTGCCATACCACAGCCTGTGCCGGGGCGGAAGAAGGAGACTCCAGCCTTGTCAGGTGAGATAGGCGATCCGTTGGACCCACCGCCCGGATGTCGCTTCTGCCCGCGCTGTCCGGTTAGGCAAGAAGGATGTAGCCAGCAGATGCCGCGTCTTGTTGAAGTGCGCAGCAATCATGCGGTAGCCTGCCTGGCGTGCAGTGACGGCCAAGAAATAGGCGGCCAGGCGGACAAGAACTAG
- a CDS encoding MarR family transcriptional regulator yields MVIPVPPENARDWHPIPLPDDEQKLDESILEAFLEFQKAVDLHQRLVLQNLCDGGTQPAQVTLLRVVATYPGLSQREIADMLGLSRARVTRILQGLEDMGAIKRIRDDNDQRVTRVYLTETGKEIDASKEALRLEHINLVFGSLSEKERKELRRSLSAVSRAIQGLIRTDGKPGS; encoded by the coding sequence ATGGTGATACCTGTGCCACCAGAAAACGCTAGAGATTGGCACCCGATTCCGTTGCCCGATGACGAGCAGAAGCTTGATGAGTCGATACTAGAGGCGTTCTTGGAATTTCAGAAGGCGGTTGACCTTCACCAGCGCCTGGTTTTGCAGAATCTTTGTGACGGGGGTACGCAACCGGCTCAGGTTACGCTTCTTCGAGTGGTAGCAACTTACCCGGGTCTTTCACAGCGGGAGATTGCCGACATGCTGGGACTCTCGCGTGCGCGCGTGACCAGGATTCTGCAAGGGCTCGAGGATATGGGGGCGATTAAACGGATTCGCGACGACAACGACCAGCGGGTAACCCGGGTGTACCTGACTGAGACCGGTAAGGAGATTGATGCAAGCAAAGAGGCTCTGCGCCTCGAGCATATCAACCTGGTCTTTGGCAGTCTTAGCGAGAAGGAACGCAAGGAGCTGCGCCGTTCGCTGTCGGCGGTCAGTCGGGCTATCCAGGGTTTGATTCGGACGGACGGGAAGCCGGGTTCGTAG
- a CDS encoding TetR/AcrR family transcriptional regulator: protein MERRVRTYIRKSGEERRREILEATLRIITENGLEGATISRIAAAVGMTPGALYRHFPSRAALITEANQSANVRAMDWIASSSHPDILRRLEELVDNHAAWAKENFNTVIRPFFLELASSSTEIDRLSIENFGSFQAIVQMVDEGKARGCIRKNVPSEEVAWALHMFCWAEDLAMMSGATEVVDTGLLRQCIKRYLGTLRADSSEVQED from the coding sequence ATGGAACGTCGGGTAAGAACATACATTCGCAAGAGCGGGGAGGAGCGCCGCAGGGAGATTCTTGAGGCGACTCTTCGCATTATCACCGAAAATGGGCTAGAGGGAGCCACTATTTCTCGCATCGCCGCGGCGGTAGGGATGACGCCTGGTGCGTTGTACCGCCATTTTCCTAGTCGCGCTGCCCTAATCACAGAGGCTAACCAGAGCGCCAATGTCCGGGCTATGGACTGGATAGCTTCTTCAAGCCACCCCGACATCTTGCGCAGATTGGAAGAGTTGGTTGACAATCACGCCGCGTGGGCCAAAGAGAACTTCAACACGGTGATTCGACCATTTTTTCTGGAACTTGCCTCAAGCTCTACGGAAATTGACCGTCTTTCCATTGAAAACTTCGGTTCTTTTCAGGCGATTGTCCAAATGGTAGACGAAGGCAAGGCCCGCGGATGTATCCGCAAAAACGTCCCGTCGGAAGAAGTGGCGTGGGCTCTTCACATGTTTTGCTGGGCCGAAGATCTTGCCATGATGTCGGGAGCTACGGAGGTCGTCGACACAGGCCTTCTTCGGCAATGCATTAAGAGATACCTTGGGACACTCCGGGCGGATTCTTCTGAGGTTCAGGAAGACTAG